From the genome of Pelomonas sp. SE-A7, one region includes:
- a CDS encoding YeeE/YedE family protein, with protein MNIAWSLFTPWSALLGGALIGLAAALYLLGNGRIAGIAGIVGGALQQLRSGGRIKPDAVRLLFIAGLLIAPWAWQLFAPLPVARVDVGPLGLVIAGLLVGFGVRLGNGCTSGHGVCGLSRLSPRSLANVLAFMGAGFVTVYVLRHLL; from the coding sequence ATGAACATCGCCTGGAGCCTATTCACCCCCTGGAGCGCCCTGCTCGGCGGCGCGCTGATCGGCCTGGCGGCCGCGCTCTACTTGTTGGGCAACGGCCGCATCGCGGGCATTGCCGGCATCGTCGGCGGCGCCTTGCAGCAGCTGCGCAGCGGGGGCCGCATCAAGCCTGACGCGGTGCGCCTGCTCTTCATCGCCGGATTGCTGATCGCGCCCTGGGCCTGGCAGCTGTTCGCGCCGCTGCCGGTGGCCCGCGTCGACGTGGGCCCGCTCGGCCTGGTGATTGCAGGCCTGCTGGTGGGCTTCGGCGTGCGCCTGGGCAATGGCTGCACCAGCGGCCACGGGGTCTGCGGCCTGAGCCGGCTGTCGCCGCGCTCGCTGGCCAATGTGCTGGCCTTCATGGGTGCCGGCTTCGTCACCGTCTACGTGCTGCGGCACCTGCTTTGA